One genomic window of Legionella jordanis includes the following:
- a CDS encoding DUF494 family protein: MKDSLFEMLMSFFEKSLAQLKESQSAHSEDNDEAVENNSLGSRTLFIRDAQKTAIRVFTVDEQRKLTKASYQFLARLMRLEIIAEETMEFIINQLLFSESRFVGIEETKWTIRNTLADNLDVNQLAFLDLVLYQTEDKLSLH, from the coding sequence ATGAAAGACAGCTTGTTTGAAATGTTAATGAGTTTTTTTGAAAAAAGCTTGGCACAATTAAAGGAGAGTCAATCCGCCCATAGTGAAGATAACGATGAGGCCGTGGAAAATAATAGCTTGGGAAGCCGCACCCTTTTCATTCGCGACGCCCAAAAAACCGCGATACGCGTATTCACTGTGGACGAGCAAAGAAAACTCACCAAAGCAAGTTATCAGTTTTTAGCCAGACTCATGCGACTTGAAATTATTGCTGAAGAAACCATGGAATTCATTATTAATCAATTGTTATTTTCTGAATCACGCTTTGTCGGTATCGAAGAAACCAAATGGACCATTCGCAACACACTTGCCGATAACCTTGATGTTAATCAGCTAGCTTTTCTTGATCTTGTGCTATATCAAACAGAAGACAAGCTATCATTGCATTAA
- the topA gene encoding type I DNA topoisomerase produces MSKHLVIVESPAKAKTIQKYLGKDYDVLASYGHVRDLPPRKGSVDPNNQFAMTYKPIEKNLRHIDSIAKALKNSDSLFLATDPDREGEAISWHVYELMKERNLLKDKPVHRIFFNEITKSAIQEAISSPRAISMDLVNAQQARRALDYLVGFNLSPLLWKKIRRGLSAGRVQSPALRLIVEREEEIERFVPQEYWKILAQCQHEHTAFQARLTHYDKTKLQQFSINETNQAHAVREQLLKESQGLLVVDNIDKKQRKRKPASPFITSTLQQEAARKLGFTARKTMMVAQQLYEGIDIGTGTVGLITYMRTDSVNLAAEAIDEIRSFIRERYGDNNCPSSARLYKTKSKNAQEAHEAIRPTSIKRTPEMVQQSLTVDQFKLYSLIWKRTIACQMADAVIDTVAVDLRCGESNMFRANGSTVVFPGFLSVYEEGRDDVQDEDEGSVLLPTLKIGEKVELKDILAKQHFTEPPPRYSEASLVKALEEYDIGRPSTYATIIHTLQQREYVIVDKKRFVPTDVGRIVNRFLTGHFTRYVDYQFTAHLEDTLDAISRGEKEWVPVLEEFWQPFINQIEKTDSGVQRKDITSEMLDEACPKCGKPLAIRLGKRGRFIGCTAYPDCDYTQDLKSQEGEKTEPDVVEGRTCPDCGGALHIKTGRYGRFIGCSNYPQCKHIEPIEKPADTGVECPKCHQATILKRKSRKGKIFYSCGSYPKCDYALWNEPINQSCPKCSWPILTVKETKRSGRQILCPHEGCGYTASEE; encoded by the coding sequence ATGAGCAAACACTTGGTTATCGTGGAGTCACCCGCGAAAGCTAAAACCATACAAAAATATTTGGGCAAAGACTATGATGTCTTAGCCTCCTATGGCCATGTCCGGGATTTGCCACCACGTAAGGGCTCAGTTGATCCAAATAATCAGTTTGCCATGACATACAAGCCCATAGAAAAAAATTTAAGGCACATCGATTCCATTGCCAAGGCTTTGAAAAACTCTGATTCCTTGTTTTTGGCAACTGACCCCGATCGTGAAGGAGAAGCCATTTCCTGGCATGTGTATGAGCTCATGAAGGAGCGCAATTTATTAAAAGATAAACCCGTACATCGCATTTTTTTTAATGAAATTACCAAATCAGCCATTCAGGAAGCCATTAGCAGTCCTCGCGCCATTTCAATGGACCTGGTCAATGCCCAGCAAGCCAGACGCGCCTTGGACTATTTAGTAGGCTTTAATTTATCGCCACTGTTGTGGAAAAAAATTCGTCGTGGTCTTTCTGCCGGTCGAGTCCAAAGTCCAGCATTGCGTTTGATTGTCGAGCGAGAAGAAGAAATTGAGCGCTTCGTTCCACAAGAATATTGGAAAATTCTGGCGCAGTGCCAACACGAACATACGGCATTTCAGGCCAGATTAACCCATTATGATAAGACCAAGCTGCAACAATTCAGCATCAATGAGACCAATCAAGCCCATGCCGTTCGCGAGCAGTTGCTTAAGGAATCCCAAGGTCTTTTAGTTGTTGATAACATCGATAAAAAGCAAAGGAAGCGTAAACCAGCGTCTCCTTTTATTACCTCAACCTTGCAGCAAGAAGCAGCCCGTAAGCTAGGTTTTACCGCAAGAAAAACCATGATGGTAGCGCAACAGCTCTATGAGGGTATCGATATTGGAACAGGTACCGTTGGTCTTATCACCTACATGCGAACTGACTCAGTGAATTTGGCTGCAGAAGCCATTGATGAAATCCGCAGTTTCATTCGCGAACGCTACGGCGACAATAATTGCCCAAGCTCGGCTCGTCTTTATAAAACAAAGTCGAAAAATGCTCAGGAAGCTCACGAAGCCATTCGCCCGACCTCCATTAAGCGTACACCTGAGATGGTACAGCAATCATTAACGGTTGATCAGTTTAAATTATATAGTCTTATCTGGAAGCGAACCATTGCTTGCCAAATGGCCGATGCAGTCATTGACACCGTTGCAGTCGATTTGCGTTGCGGTGAAAGCAACATGTTTCGGGCCAATGGCTCAACCGTTGTTTTCCCGGGCTTTTTATCTGTTTACGAGGAAGGGCGTGATGATGTGCAAGACGAGGATGAAGGTTCCGTCTTGCTGCCTACACTAAAAATTGGGGAGAAGGTCGAGCTTAAGGATATTCTTGCCAAACAGCATTTCACGGAACCGCCTCCACGATATTCGGAAGCTTCGCTGGTGAAAGCCCTGGAAGAATATGATATTGGCCGCCCTTCTACTTATGCCACTATTATTCATACCCTGCAGCAGCGTGAATACGTCATTGTTGATAAAAAACGTTTTGTCCCGACTGATGTTGGACGCATTGTTAATCGTTTTTTAACCGGTCACTTCACCCGCTACGTGGATTATCAATTTACAGCCCACTTGGAAGACACTCTCGATGCCATTTCACGGGGCGAAAAAGAATGGGTCCCTGTTCTTGAAGAATTTTGGCAACCTTTTATCAATCAAATTGAAAAAACAGACAGCGGTGTCCAGCGCAAAGACATCACTAGCGAAATGTTGGATGAGGCTTGTCCAAAATGCGGCAAACCTTTAGCCATTCGTCTTGGAAAACGTGGACGTTTCATAGGCTGTACGGCTTACCCGGACTGCGATTACACGCAGGACTTAAAAAGTCAGGAAGGGGAAAAAACCGAACCTGACGTAGTCGAAGGACGAACTTGTCCTGATTGCGGTGGGGCATTACACATCAAAACTGGACGATATGGTCGCTTCATTGGATGCAGCAATTACCCGCAATGCAAGCACATTGAACCCATTGAAAAACCTGCTGATACCGGCGTTGAATGCCCAAAATGTCATCAGGCTACCATTTTGAAGAGAAAATCACGCAAAGGAAAAATTTTCTATTCCTGCGGTAGTTATCCCAAATGCGATTATGCGCTTTGGAACGAACCCATCAATCAATCTTGCCCAAAATGTTCCTGGCCTATATTGACAGTAAAAGAAACAAAGCGCTCCGGAAGACAAATTCTTTGTCCTCATGAGGGTTGCGGTTACACCGCGAGCGAAGAATAG
- the ltaE gene encoding low-specificity L-threonine aldolase has translation MKLIDYRSDTMTKPSQGMLQAMIQAEVGDDVWGEDPTVRKLEELLADKAHMENAVFAPSGTQSNLMAIMAHCTRGDEYIVGQTAHTYMWEGGGAAVLGSVQPQPIEANVDGTLPLTKIVEVIKPLDDHHPRTTLLCLENTINGKVLPLTYLANAKKLCKEHHLQSHLDGARVFNATVKLGEPLSAISQHFDSISICLSKGLGAPVGSVLCGTNELIKKARRWRKVLGGGMRQAGILAAAGIYALEHNIERLAEDHEHAQHLAKFLTEIDGVDVLEEGLQTNMVFPKFPKNLYADLVHCLKQKGILFPKNQNKNGVVRLVTHLDISKEDIHYTIRAVKDFFTHHKLTGEQL, from the coding sequence ATGAAACTGATTGATTACCGAAGTGACACAATGACTAAGCCCAGCCAAGGCATGCTGCAAGCCATGATTCAGGCTGAGGTTGGCGATGATGTTTGGGGGGAAGACCCCACGGTCAGGAAGCTCGAGGAATTACTGGCTGACAAAGCACACATGGAGAATGCTGTATTTGCCCCATCCGGCACCCAGTCGAATCTCATGGCCATTATGGCGCACTGCACCCGGGGTGATGAGTACATCGTGGGGCAAACGGCACATACCTACATGTGGGAAGGCGGTGGCGCTGCTGTACTGGGCAGTGTGCAACCACAACCTATCGAAGCAAACGTTGATGGAACTCTTCCGCTCACAAAGATTGTTGAAGTCATTAAACCCCTGGATGATCACCATCCACGAACAACACTGCTTTGTCTTGAAAATACCATTAATGGCAAGGTGCTACCCTTAACTTATTTGGCCAATGCCAAAAAATTGTGCAAAGAACATCATTTGCAAAGTCATCTTGATGGCGCCAGGGTATTTAATGCAACGGTCAAACTAGGGGAACCCCTGTCTGCCATCAGCCAACATTTCGATTCCATTTCAATTTGTCTTTCTAAAGGGCTTGGAGCTCCTGTTGGCTCAGTATTGTGTGGCACAAATGAGTTGATTAAAAAGGCCCGCCGCTGGCGAAAAGTATTAGGCGGTGGCATGCGGCAAGCCGGTATACTTGCCGCCGCGGGTATCTATGCTTTGGAACATAACATTGAGCGTTTGGCTGAAGATCATGAACATGCTCAGCACTTGGCAAAATTCTTGACTGAAATAGATGGTGTTGATGTACTTGAGGAAGGGCTGCAAACCAATATGGTTTTTCCTAAATTTCCGAAAAACCTATACGCGGACTTAGTCCATTGCCTTAAGCAAAAAGGAATTTTGTTCCCTAAAAATCAGAATAAAAATGGGGTGGTTCGTTTAGTCACGCATCTTGACATCAGCAAAGAAGATATCCATTACACCATTAGAGCAGTAAAAGATTTTTTTACACACCATAAGCTTACTGGTGAACAGCTCTAG
- a CDS encoding phosphotransferase enzyme family protein, translating to MNNSCTIDEHIFQRFFSKQIVSIECLKGAFQHQTNLIILEDDSKWVCKIFSHRTWLGTLDPLQIVSSNLLAETISARIACTIAGKPTAMPSQALPALVIPYCEGEVLAKLNGQQAFKLGYLLAQLHALNLPPLKESKAFPKIHLPKGKSVPMWVLKMMEQCNSKLQFEENCWVVSHRDMHLNNIIWQDSNTPHLIDWESAGLIHPFVELIGLASNASGLAQCQFDADLFRSTLEGYGSLNQRLPPAQMPLWELSAYSWLLWYVFVLEEGQFNEAERTLQSLDFIMKKTKDLIDIYKQMECHFHRKQVNTR from the coding sequence TTGAACAACTCATGCACGATTGATGAACACATTTTTCAAAGATTCTTTTCCAAGCAGATTGTTTCAATAGAGTGTTTAAAAGGAGCGTTCCAGCATCAAACCAATCTGATCATCCTTGAGGATGACAGCAAATGGGTTTGTAAAATTTTTTCTCATAGGACGTGGTTGGGAACGCTCGATCCTCTGCAAATTGTTTCTAGCAACCTGCTGGCTGAAACCATTTCGGCCAGGATTGCTTGTACCATTGCCGGTAAACCCACGGCCATGCCCTCACAGGCATTGCCAGCGCTTGTCATTCCCTATTGTGAAGGCGAGGTGTTGGCAAAATTGAATGGCCAACAAGCTTTTAAACTGGGTTATCTTTTAGCTCAATTGCACGCATTAAACTTGCCGCCTCTTAAGGAAAGCAAAGCCTTTCCCAAGATCCATTTGCCTAAGGGAAAATCCGTTCCCATGTGGGTATTGAAGATGATGGAGCAATGCAATTCCAAATTGCAGTTCGAGGAAAATTGCTGGGTTGTGAGCCATCGTGACATGCATTTGAATAATATTATATGGCAAGATAGCAATACTCCTCACTTAATTGATTGGGAAAGTGCCGGTTTAATTCATCCTTTTGTTGAACTTATAGGCCTTGCGAGTAATGCTTCAGGTCTAGCTCAATGCCAATTTGATGCTGATTTATTTCGTTCTACCCTTGAGGGTTATGGCAGCTTGAACCAGCGATTGCCTCCTGCGCAAATGCCTTTGTGGGAACTGAGTGCTTACAGCTGGTTATTATGGTATGTTTTTGTACTTGAAGAAGGGCAATTCAATGAGGCTGAACGAACGCTTCAATCTCTTGATTTTATCATGAAGAAGACCAAAGACCTGATAGACATTTACAAACAAATGGAATGTCATTTCCACAGAAAACAGGTGAATACACGATGA
- a CDS encoding PH domain-containing protein: MIDRDVVYFARLHWILFFWPLLLAIFALFLGTNVNQLHYVALLFFAVALIWTLMTWVTYHFSSVTIKKKQVILRTGMLVRQTVDIPMSKIETIDIRQSILGSIFRYGSLVITGTGGTRHIINFLANPLTCRRYIEQLMHD; encoded by the coding sequence ATGATTGACAGAGATGTCGTATATTTTGCAAGGCTTCATTGGATTTTATTTTTTTGGCCTTTACTTCTTGCCATTTTTGCTCTGTTCCTTGGAACAAATGTGAATCAACTGCATTATGTTGCTCTGCTTTTTTTTGCGGTTGCCTTAATTTGGACATTGATGACTTGGGTCACCTATCATTTTTCCTCCGTCACCATCAAAAAAAAACAGGTGATACTGCGCACAGGAATGCTCGTACGACAAACCGTCGATATCCCCATGTCAAAAATTGAAACCATAGACATTCGTCAGTCCATATTAGGTAGCATTTTTCGTTATGGCTCTTTAGTGATTACTGGCACAGGCGGCACTCGGCACATCATTAATTTTTTAGCAAATCCATTAACCTGTAGAAGATACATTGAACAACTCATGCACGATTGA
- a CDS encoding DUF721 domain-containing protein, which translates to MRRVNACLNKQLSAICENALQLEALNVLIKGYLPQHLIAHCQVASFTKGNLTIQVTHAAWATELRYLCPELRDRLRKDAGLYQLTGIKISLSPPLAADSHNKSKSGRILSESARTSIMDASEGCQYEPLKRALKRLVIKDF; encoded by the coding sequence ATGCGTCGAGTAAATGCCTGCCTTAACAAACAACTCTCGGCAATTTGCGAAAATGCGCTGCAACTTGAAGCTTTGAATGTTCTAATTAAAGGGTATTTACCCCAGCACCTAATTGCCCATTGCCAGGTAGCCAGTTTCACCAAGGGTAATTTAACCATTCAGGTGACCCATGCTGCCTGGGCCACTGAGTTAAGATATCTTTGCCCTGAATTACGTGATCGCTTAAGAAAAGACGCTGGTCTCTATCAGCTAACCGGGATTAAAATTTCTCTGTCGCCACCCCTGGCAGCTGACAGCCACAACAAGTCAAAAAGCGGCAGGATACTGTCAGAATCAGCCCGTACTTCCATTATGGATGCCAGTGAAGGTTGTCAGTACGAGCCACTGAAACGCGCGCTGAAGCGTTTAGTCATCAAAGATTTTTAG
- the lpxC gene encoding UDP-3-O-acyl-N-acetylglucosamine deacetylase, which translates to MIKQRTLKRVIQTTGVGLHSGKKVLLTLRPAPINTGIVFRRVDLNPVIEILALYDQVGDTMLCTSLQRDGIKIATVEHLLSAFAGLGIDNAYVDLNSDEIPIMDGSSAPFVFLIQSAGIREQSAAKRFIRILKPTRVEDNGKYVQFLPYNGYKVSFTIDFDHPVFNDKPQTACFDFSNTSYVKEVCRARTFGFLSDYEQLRENDLAKGGSLDNAIVVDDYRVLNEDGLRFDAEFVTHKVLDAIGDLYLLGCGLIGAFEGYKSGHGLNNRLLRELMLRQDAWEYTYFDAENYQPTLASDLQPAEA; encoded by the coding sequence ATGATAAAACAAAGAACTCTGAAGAGAGTTATTCAAACAACCGGTGTTGGTTTGCATTCTGGAAAAAAAGTTTTACTCACCTTGCGTCCCGCTCCTATTAATACTGGCATTGTTTTCAGGCGTGTAGATTTAAATCCGGTTATCGAAATTCTGGCGCTGTATGATCAAGTTGGTGATACGATGTTGTGTACCTCCTTGCAGCGTGATGGAATCAAAATTGCAACGGTTGAACACCTTCTTTCGGCTTTTGCCGGTCTTGGGATTGACAACGCCTATGTGGATCTCAATTCTGATGAAATCCCGATTATGGATGGTAGCTCCGCACCTTTTGTCTTTCTCATTCAATCTGCTGGAATTCGAGAGCAAAGTGCTGCAAAACGGTTCATCCGCATCCTCAAGCCTACCCGCGTGGAAGATAATGGCAAATACGTGCAGTTCCTGCCTTACAATGGCTATAAAGTTTCCTTTACCATTGATTTTGATCATCCTGTTTTCAATGATAAACCCCAAACTGCATGTTTTGATTTTTCAAATACCTCCTATGTAAAAGAAGTCTGTAGAGCGAGAACGTTTGGTTTCCTCTCGGATTATGAGCAACTTCGCGAAAATGATTTGGCTAAGGGAGGAAGTTTAGATAACGCCATCGTTGTCGATGATTATCGCGTGCTGAACGAAGATGGCTTACGTTTTGATGCCGAATTTGTAACCCATAAAGTATTGGATGCCATCGGTGATCTTTATCTTTTAGGTTGCGGTCTGATCGGCGCTTTTGAAGGGTATAAGTCCGGGCATGGTTTGAATAACCGTCTGCTCCGCGAATTGATGTTGCGTCAAGATGCATGGGAATACACTTACTTTGATGCTGAAAATTATCAACCCACGTTGGCTTCTGATCTCCAGCCGGCTGAAGCTTAA
- the ftsZ gene encoding cell division protein FtsZ, translated as MFELTESQPDNAVIKVVGVGGGGGNAVQHMVAENIDGVEFICANTDAQALKNSNAKIHIQLGEELTKGLGAGANPQIGREAAEEDRERIKEVLAGADMVFITAGMGGGTGTGAAPVFAEVAKELGILTVAVVTKPFSFEGKQRALAAEEGIRRLGEHVDSLITIPNNKLLSVLGKNISLLNAFKAANNVLLGAVKGISDLITRPGLINVDFADVRTVMSEMGMAMMGTGSASGEQRARQAAEAAIASPLLEDVNFSGARGILVNITAGLDMSIGEFEEVGDVVKEFISDDATVVVGTVIDPEMTDEMRVTVIVTGLGDHRGRTQQQSNQNTTRARIAESTRSDGSFDYQQFDRPAVMRKQASAVKPTNEASIPDVDYLDIPAFLRRQEESVE; from the coding sequence ATGTTTGAATTAACGGAAAGTCAACCAGACAATGCCGTAATTAAAGTAGTTGGCGTAGGCGGCGGTGGTGGTAATGCCGTTCAACACATGGTGGCTGAAAATATTGATGGCGTGGAATTTATTTGTGCCAATACTGACGCTCAAGCACTCAAAAATTCGAATGCGAAAATACACATCCAACTCGGTGAGGAATTAACCAAAGGGTTAGGCGCTGGAGCAAACCCGCAAATCGGTCGTGAGGCTGCTGAAGAGGATAGAGAGCGTATTAAAGAAGTTCTCGCAGGTGCTGATATGGTTTTCATTACCGCAGGAATGGGAGGAGGAACAGGTACTGGAGCTGCCCCTGTATTTGCTGAAGTGGCCAAAGAGCTTGGTATTCTTACTGTGGCTGTGGTGACCAAACCCTTCTCATTCGAAGGCAAACAACGCGCTTTGGCGGCCGAGGAAGGCATCCGACGTTTGGGCGAGCATGTTGATTCTTTAATCACCATTCCCAATAATAAGCTTCTTAGTGTTTTAGGCAAAAACATTAGCCTTTTAAATGCCTTTAAAGCGGCCAATAATGTGTTGCTGGGTGCAGTTAAAGGCATTTCTGATCTTATTACTCGGCCAGGCTTAATAAACGTCGATTTTGCTGATGTTCGAACAGTAATGTCTGAAATGGGCATGGCTATGATGGGAACAGGAAGCGCCTCAGGCGAACAGCGAGCCCGTCAAGCTGCTGAAGCTGCGATTGCCTCACCTTTGCTTGAGGACGTCAACTTCTCCGGCGCCCGTGGAATACTGGTCAATATTACGGCCGGACTTGATATGTCCATCGGTGAGTTTGAAGAAGTCGGTGATGTGGTTAAAGAGTTCATTTCAGATGACGCCACCGTGGTTGTTGGTACTGTAATTGACCCAGAAATGACCGATGAAATGCGTGTTACAGTGATTGTTACAGGTCTTGGCGATCATCGGGGACGAACTCAGCAACAATCAAATCAAAACACAACCAGAGCGCGCATCGCAGAGTCAACTCGCAGTGATGGCTCTTTTGATTACCAACAGTTTGATAGACCCGCTGTGATGCGAAAACAAGCCTCAGCAGTCAAACCAACCAACGAAGCTTCGATACCTGATGTTGATTACTTGGATATCCCTGCCTTCTTGCGCAGACAAGAGGAGAGCGTCGAATAA
- the ftsA gene encoding cell division protein FtsA has translation MAKKLEKNIITGLDIGTSKVVALVGEIAADGAIEIIGIGRHPSRGLKRGVVVDIEATVNSIQRAVQEAELMAGCEVRTVYAGIAGSHIRSLNSHGIVAIKDQEVSKADVERVLDAAKAVAIPADQKILHILPQEFIIDNQGSIREPVGMAGVRLEARVHIVTGAVSAAQNIVKCVRRCGLEVNDIILEQLASSHAVLTEDEKELGVCLIDIGGGTTDIAIFAEGAIQHTAVIPIAGDQVTNDIAMALRTPTKAAEAIKVKHACAMPELSNPNEMIEVLSVNERPGRKISTKVLSDVVSARYEELFSLVRNELRRSGFDQRIAAGMVMTGGGSCVQGAIELAEMCFEMPVRQGRAGQVSGLIEATGNPSMATGVGLLLHGFQQQYEGGYNVATLSDNGKGMWARMKEWFNGNF, from the coding sequence ATGGCAAAAAAATTAGAAAAAAACATCATCACCGGTTTGGATATTGGCACGTCAAAAGTGGTTGCACTGGTCGGCGAAATTGCTGCTGATGGTGCAATTGAAATCATTGGTATTGGACGTCATCCCTCTCGCGGCTTGAAGCGAGGGGTGGTTGTCGATATTGAAGCCACAGTAAACTCCATTCAACGAGCAGTCCAGGAAGCTGAGTTGATGGCAGGTTGTGAAGTTAGGACTGTATATGCAGGTATCGCTGGCAGCCATATACGCAGCTTAAATTCCCATGGAATTGTTGCCATAAAAGATCAGGAAGTTTCCAAAGCTGATGTAGAGCGTGTTCTTGATGCAGCTAAGGCTGTAGCCATACCCGCTGATCAAAAAATTCTTCACATTCTTCCCCAGGAATTCATTATTGATAACCAGGGAAGTATTCGCGAGCCTGTTGGTATGGCGGGTGTGCGTCTGGAAGCGCGGGTACATATTGTCACCGGTGCTGTGAGTGCGGCTCAAAATATAGTGAAATGCGTCCGGCGTTGTGGCTTGGAGGTGAATGACATCATCCTTGAACAACTGGCGTCAAGTCATGCAGTTCTTACTGAAGACGAGAAGGAGCTCGGAGTGTGCTTGATTGATATTGGTGGTGGCACGACAGACATCGCCATTTTTGCTGAAGGAGCAATTCAGCACACTGCGGTGATACCAATTGCAGGCGATCAAGTCACCAATGACATTGCCATGGCTCTTCGAACACCCACGAAAGCCGCTGAGGCCATTAAGGTTAAGCACGCTTGTGCAATGCCTGAATTGTCCAATCCCAATGAAATGATTGAAGTATTAAGCGTCAATGAGCGACCAGGTCGAAAAATATCGACCAAAGTTCTGTCGGATGTGGTTTCAGCTCGCTATGAAGAATTATTTTCTTTAGTAAGAAATGAGCTTCGACGAAGTGGTTTTGATCAACGAATCGCTGCAGGCATGGTCATGACCGGAGGTGGCTCTTGCGTACAAGGCGCCATTGAATTGGCCGAAATGTGTTTTGAAATGCCTGTCCGCCAAGGGCGGGCTGGGCAAGTCTCAGGTTTGATTGAGGCTACGGGCAATCCCTCCATGGCTACGGGAGTGGGCTTATTATTGCATGGGTTCCAACAGCAATATGAAGGTGGTTATAATGTAGCTACCTTAAGTGATAATGGTAAAGGGATGTGGGCTCGGATGAAAGAATGGTTTAATGGTAATTTTTAA
- a CDS encoding cell division protein FtsQ/DivIB, producing MAADTGRLRYASFLTLLIICALCLAARLVYLFIADPKRFPISTVKIAASYHHISHKDLETVLNKYWDSSFFSLPVGKLYTDLAALEWTDRVQIERVWPDTLKITLVEKIPIATWNNAMLTADGELFNKGGRLDSSLPHLTGPANQQNEVLQVYEKMSKILSIYGLHAASLDWRDNHAWEVTLANGVQLHLGKRDLETRITRFCKAYPAVFADKSDQLASVDLRYPHGMAVQWKK from the coding sequence ATGGCGGCGGATACGGGACGATTACGCTACGCAAGCTTTTTAACATTATTAATTATTTGTGCGCTTTGCTTGGCGGCCAGGTTGGTTTATTTATTCATTGCCGACCCGAAGCGCTTTCCCATCAGCACGGTGAAAATCGCTGCGTCATACCATCATATCAGCCACAAAGATTTGGAAACTGTATTAAACAAATATTGGGATTCCAGTTTTTTTTCTCTCCCAGTAGGGAAGTTGTATACGGATTTGGCTGCTTTAGAATGGACTGATCGCGTGCAAATAGAACGTGTATGGCCGGACACCCTAAAAATTACTTTGGTTGAGAAAATTCCAATTGCAACATGGAACAATGCCATGCTGACTGCGGATGGCGAGCTGTTTAATAAAGGGGGGCGGCTGGATTCATCCTTGCCACACTTAACAGGGCCAGCGAATCAACAGAATGAAGTCTTACAAGTTTACGAAAAAATGAGTAAGATATTATCAATCTATGGTTTGCATGCGGCTTCATTAGATTGGCGTGATAATCATGCCTGGGAAGTTACGTTGGCTAATGGTGTTCAGTTACACTTGGGAAAACGGGATTTAGAAACCCGAATTACCCGATTCTGTAAAGCATATCCTGCTGTTTTTGCAGATAAATCGGACCAATTGGCCAGCGTTGATTTACGTTACCCTCATGGTATGGCGGTGCAATGGAAAAAATAG